One window of Fusobacterium polymorphum genomic DNA carries:
- a CDS encoding MutS-related protein has translation MKFIDENSLNRLNFKELLSRVDIFSAYGKNKLNNVQNFLVGEEEKLEEEFERMQKILDFISVNKKEEMEIEIILHRLKDIKKLVENTKANIILDTVDLFEIKTQLMAMADLNSCLKKNKEVFSNFILKDLDELFKILDPNNEKIATFYIYESYSMILKEIRRQKKEVENRLFNETDYEIIKRLKDERLSILVDEEKEEFKIRRNLTEAIKSYVDDFLENVEKISNLDFTMGKVRFAKEYNGIKPVVSRKKKIILEDAINLEVKEVLETKNKKYTPISIRLNIGTTMITGANMGGKSVALKTVAENVLLFQMGFFVFAKYASIPLLDFIFFVSDDMQDISKGLSTFGAEIIKLKEINSYVKNGTGLIVFDEFARGTNPKEGQKFVRALAKYLNEKPSISIITTHFDSVVESNMKHYQVVGLKNLDFENLKNRLKANNSLELIQDNMDFTLEESIETEVPKDALNIAKLIGLDDEISEMIYREYEWEEQ, from the coding sequence ATGAAATTTATTGATGAAAATAGTTTAAATAGATTAAATTTTAAAGAATTGTTATCAAGAGTTGATATATTTTCAGCCTATGGTAAGAATAAATTAAATAATGTACAAAATTTTTTAGTAGGGGAAGAAGAAAAATTAGAAGAGGAATTTGAGAGAATGCAAAAAATACTTGATTTCATTTCTGTAAATAAAAAGGAAGAAATGGAAATTGAGATAATTTTACATAGATTAAAAGATATAAAAAAGCTAGTTGAAAATACTAAGGCAAATATAATCTTAGATACAGTAGATTTATTTGAAATAAAAACTCAACTTATGGCTATGGCAGACTTAAATTCTTGTTTGAAAAAAAATAAAGAAGTTTTCTCTAACTTTATACTAAAAGATTTAGATGAACTATTTAAAATTTTAGATCCAAATAATGAGAAAATTGCTACTTTTTATATATATGAATCTTATTCTATGATTTTAAAAGAAATTCGTAGACAGAAAAAAGAAGTTGAAAATAGATTATTTAATGAAACAGATTATGAAATCATAAAAAGATTAAAAGATGAAAGATTATCCATATTGGTTGATGAAGAAAAAGAAGAATTTAAAATTAGAAGAAATCTAACAGAGGCTATAAAATCTTATGTAGATGATTTTTTAGAAAATGTTGAAAAAATTTCAAATTTAGACTTCACAATGGGAAAAGTTAGATTTGCAAAAGAATATAATGGAATAAAACCAGTGGTGTCTAGAAAGAAAAAAATAATCTTGGAAGATGCTATAAATTTAGAGGTAAAAGAAGTTTTAGAAACTAAAAATAAAAAATATACTCCTATAAGCATAAGATTAAATATAGGTACAACTATGATAACTGGTGCTAATATGGGTGGAAAAAGTGTAGCATTAAAAACAGTAGCAGAAAATGTGTTACTTTTTCAAATGGGCTTCTTTGTTTTTGCAAAATATGCAAGTATACCTCTTTTAGATTTTATATTTTTTGTATCAGATGATATGCAGGATATTTCAAAAGGACTTAGTACATTTGGAGCAGAGATAATAAAATTAAAAGAAATAAATTCTTATGTAAAGAATGGAACAGGACTCATAGTTTTTGATGAATTTGCAAGAGGTACAAACCCAAAAGAAGGACAAAAATTTGTAAGAGCCTTAGCAAAATATTTGAATGAAAAGCCAAGTATATCTATTATAACTACTCACTTTGACTCTGTTGTTGAAAGTAATATGAAACATTATCAAGTAGTAGGTTTAAAAAATTTAGATTTTGAAAATCTAAAAAATAGATTAAAAGCAAATAATTCTTTAGAATTAATTCAAGATAATATGGATTTCACTTTAGAAGAAAGTATAGAAACAGAAGTGCCAAAAGATGCTTTAAACATTGCAAAATTAATTGGCTTAGATGATGAAATTTCTGAAATGATTTATAGAGAGTATGAATGGGAGGAACAATAA
- the kamD gene encoding lysine 5,6-aminomutase subunit alpha, translated as MGKLDLDWGLVKEARESAKKIAADSQVFIDAHSTVTVERTICRLLGIDGVDEFGVPLPNVVVDFIKDNGNISLGVAKYIGNAMIETGLQPQEIAEKIAKKELDITKMQWHDDFDIQLALKDITHATVERIKANRKARENYLEQFGGDKKGPYIYVIVATGNIYEDVTQAVAAARQGADVVAVIRTTGQSLLDFVPYGATTEGFGGTMATQENFRIMRKALDDVGVELGRYIRLCNYCSGLCMPEIAAMGALERLDMMLNDALYGILFRDINMKRTLVDQFFSRIINGFAGVIINTGEDNYLTTADAIEEAHTVLASQFINEQFALIAGLPEEQMGLGHAFEMEPGTENGFLLELAQAQMAREIFPKAPLKYMPPTKFMTGNIFKGHIQDALFNIVTITTGQKVHLLGMLTEAIHTPFMSDRALSIENAKYIFNNLKDFGNDIEFKKGGIMNTRAQEVLKKAADLLKTIETMGIFKTIEKGVFGGVRRPIDGGKGLAGVFEKDSTYFNPFIPLMLGGDR; from the coding sequence ATGGGAAAATTGGATCTTGATTGGGGACTTGTTAAGGAAGCTCGTGAATCTGCAAAAAAGATTGCAGCTGACTCTCAAGTTTTCATAGATGCACATAGTACAGTTACAGTTGAAAGAACAATTTGTAGATTATTAGGTATAGATGGTGTTGATGAGTTTGGAGTTCCATTACCAAATGTGGTTGTTGACTTCATAAAAGATAATGGAAATATAAGTTTAGGAGTTGCAAAATATATTGGGAATGCAATGATAGAAACTGGACTTCAACCCCAAGAAATAGCAGAAAAGATTGCTAAAAAAGAATTAGACATAACAAAAATGCAATGGCATGATGACTTTGATATACAATTAGCTTTAAAAGATATAACTCATGCAACAGTTGAAAGAATAAAAGCTAATAGAAAAGCTAGAGAAAATTATTTAGAACAATTTGGTGGAGATAAAAAAGGTCCTTATATCTATGTAATAGTTGCAACAGGAAATATCTATGAAGATGTTACTCAAGCAGTTGCAGCAGCAAGACAAGGTGCTGATGTTGTTGCAGTTATAAGAACAACAGGACAATCTCTACTAGACTTCGTACCTTATGGAGCAACAACAGAAGGTTTCGGAGGAACAATGGCAACTCAAGAAAATTTCAGAATAATGAGAAAGGCTCTTGATGATGTTGGAGTTGAATTAGGTAGATATATAAGATTATGTAACTATTGTTCTGGACTTTGTATGCCTGAAATAGCAGCAATGGGAGCATTAGAAAGATTAGATATGATGCTTAATGATGCCCTATATGGAATACTATTTAGGGATATTAATATGAAAAGAACATTGGTTGACCAATTTTTCTCAAGAATAATAAATGGTTTTGCTGGAGTTATAATAAATACAGGAGAAGATAACTACTTAACAACAGCTGATGCCATAGAAGAAGCTCATACAGTTTTAGCCTCTCAATTTATCAATGAACAATTTGCATTGATAGCTGGTTTACCAGAAGAACAAATGGGACTTGGACATGCTTTTGAAATGGAGCCAGGAACAGAAAATGGTTTCTTATTAGAACTTGCTCAAGCACAAATGGCAAGAGAAATATTCCCTAAAGCACCTTTAAAATATATGCCACCTACTAAATTTATGACAGGAAATATATTTAAAGGACATATACAAGATGCACTATTTAATATTGTAACTATAACAACAGGGCAAAAAGTTCACTTATTAGGAATGCTTACAGAAGCTATCCATACACCTTTTATGTCAGATAGAGCATTGTCAATAGAAAATGCAAAATACATTTTCAATAATTTAAAAGATTTTGGAAATGACATAGAGTTTAAAAAAGGTGGAATAATGAATACAAGAGCTCAAGAAGTTCTTAAAAAAGCAGCTGATTTATTAAAAACAATAGAAACAATGGGTATCTTCAAGACAATAGAAAAAGGTGTATTTGGAGGAGTAAGAAGACCTATTGATGGTGGAAAAGGACTTGCTGGAGTTTTTGAAAAGGATAGTACATATTTCAATCCTTTCATTCCATTAATGTTAGGAGGGGATAGATAA
- the kamE gene encoding lysine 5,6-aminomutase subunit beta yields the protein MSSGLYSTEKREFDTTLDLTKLRPYGDTMNDGKVQMSFTLPVACNEKGIEAALQLARKMGFVNPAVAFSEALDKEFSFYVVYGATSYNVDYTAIKVQALEIDTMDMHECEKYIEENFDREVVMVGASTGTDAHTVGIDAIMNMKGYAGHYGLERYKGVRAYNLGSQVPNEEFIKKAIELKADALLVSQTVTQKDVHIENLTNLVELLEAEGLRDKIILIAGGARITNDLAKELGYDAGFGPGKYADDVATFILKEMVQRGMNK from the coding sequence ATGAGTTCAGGATTATATTCAACAGAAAAAAGAGAATTTGACACAACATTAGATTTAACAAAACTTAGACCTTATGGAGATACAATGAATGATGGTAAGGTTCAAATGAGTTTTACTTTACCAGTTGCTTGTAATGAAAAAGGAATAGAAGCAGCTTTACAACTTGCAAGAAAAATGGGATTTGTTAATCCAGCAGTAGCTTTTTCAGAAGCATTAGATAAAGAGTTTTCTTTCTATGTAGTATATGGGGCAACTTCTTACAATGTAGACTATACTGCTATAAAAGTTCAAGCTTTAGAAATAGATACTATGGATATGCATGAATGTGAAAAATATATAGAAGAAAATTTTGATAGAGAAGTTGTGATGGTTGGAGCAAGTACAGGAACAGATGCTCATACAGTTGGAATTGATGCCATTATGAATATGAAAGGTTATGCAGGACACTATGGACTTGAAAGATATAAGGGAGTAAGAGCTTATAACCTTGGAAGCCAAGTTCCTAATGAAGAATTTATTAAAAAGGCAATAGAATTAAAAGCAGATGCCTTATTAGTATCTCAAACTGTAACACAAAAAGATGTACATATAGAAAATTTAACTAACTTAGTTGAATTATTAGAAGCAGAAGGACTAAGAGATAAAATAATTTTAATTGCAGGTGGAGCAAGAATAACTAATGATTTAGCAAAAGAATTAGGTTATGATGCAGGATTTGGACCAGGAAAATATGCAGATGATGTTGCAACATTTATTTTAAAGGAAATGGTTCAAAGGGGTATGAATAAATAA
- a CDS encoding LysE/ArgO family amino acid transporter — MEKYLQGFLMGLAYVAPIGVQNLFVINSAITQKRSKALLIALIVIFFDVTLAFACFFGIGFLIDKLEWLKLIILLVGSIIIIYIGQGLLRSKSELKKNDNMDIPLLKAITSACVVTWFNPQAIIDGTMMLGAFRATLSSEAGIHFILGVTSASFCWFMGLSIFISLFSHKFNNKVLRIINIVCGIVIIFYGVKLLLNFYKMFIHYIY, encoded by the coding sequence ATGGAGAAATATTTACAAGGTTTTTTAATGGGACTTGCCTATGTTGCTCCAATTGGGGTACAAAATTTATTTGTAATAAACTCTGCAATTACCCAAAAAAGAAGTAAAGCATTACTAATTGCTTTGATTGTGATATTTTTTGATGTAACACTCGCATTTGCTTGTTTCTTTGGAATAGGTTTTTTAATAGATAAGTTGGAGTGGTTAAAGTTAATTATTCTACTTGTTGGAAGTATAATCATAATCTATATAGGGCAGGGACTTTTAAGAAGTAAAAGTGAACTTAAGAAAAATGATAATATGGATATACCACTATTGAAAGCAATAACATCTGCCTGTGTTGTAACTTGGTTTAACCCACAAGCTATTATTGATGGAACTATGATGCTTGGAGCATTTAGAGCAACTCTTTCAAGTGAAGCTGGAATACACTTTATATTAGGAGTAACATCAGCATCTTTTTGTTGGTTTATGGGCTTAAGTATTTTTATATCACTATTTAGCCATAAATTTAATAATAAGGTGCTGAGAATAATTAATATAGTCTGTGGTATAGTAATAATTTTTTATGGTGTAAAATTACTATTAAATTTTTATAAGATGTTTATTCATTATATATATTGA
- a CDS encoding Na+/H+ antiporter NhaC family protein, with product MVLTRKKLYYGGFGMKAFFKLSPVIVLAALMMKGFDALLAAPLATIYACFIAMIFSKEKFNNIIDHAIDNVKEIQVALFILMAAYAMAEAFMSTGVGASLILIALKVGITAKTVAVVGAIVTSILSIATGTSWGTFAACAPIFLWLNHIVGGNLLLTTAAIAGGACFGDNIGLISDTTIVSSGIQRVEVIRRIRHQGVWSGLVLLSGIILFAVAGFTMGLPSTVGDPTEAINSIPADVWTALAEKREAAVKLLEQVKNGVPLYMAIPLVIVLVLAFMGTQTFICLFAGLFFAYAFGMMAGTVTSTMDYLNMMMGGFASAGGWVIVMMMWVAAFGGIMKSMNAFEPVSKLLSRISGSVRQLMFYNGLLCVFGNATLADEMAQIVTIGPIIREMVEENVEGSEEDMYTLRLRNATFSDAMGVFGSQLIPWHVYIAFYMGIASIVYPLHEFVAIDIIKYNFIAMIAVASILILTLTGLDRFIPLFKLPSEPAVRLKKQK from the coding sequence ATTGTATTAACAAGAAAAAAATTATATTATGGAGGTTTTGGTATGAAAGCATTTTTTAAGTTAAGTCCAGTAATTGTATTGGCGGCACTTATGATGAAAGGTTTTGATGCATTACTTGCTGCACCACTTGCAACTATTTATGCTTGTTTTATTGCTATGATTTTTTCAAAAGAAAAATTCAATAACATTATAGACCATGCAATAGACAATGTAAAAGAAATTCAAGTTGCATTGTTTATCTTAATGGCAGCTTATGCAATGGCGGAAGCATTTATGTCAACAGGAGTTGGGGCATCTCTTATCTTAATTGCATTAAAAGTAGGAATTACAGCTAAGACTGTTGCAGTTGTAGGAGCTATTGTTACATCAATATTATCAATAGCAACTGGAACAAGTTGGGGAACATTTGCAGCTTGTGCACCTATCTTTTTGTGGTTAAATCATATAGTTGGTGGAAATTTATTATTAACAACAGCAGCTATAGCAGGAGGAGCTTGTTTTGGAGATAATATAGGACTTATTTCAGATACTACAATAGTAAGTTCTGGTATTCAAAGAGTTGAAGTTATTAGAAGAATTAGACACCAAGGTGTATGGTCAGGACTTGTTTTATTATCAGGAATAATATTATTTGCAGTTGCAGGTTTTACAATGGGATTACCTTCAACAGTAGGAGATCCTACTGAAGCTATTAATAGTATACCTGCTGATGTATGGACTGCACTTGCTGAAAAAAGAGAAGCAGCAGTAAAACTATTAGAACAAGTTAAAAATGGAGTTCCTTTATATATGGCTATTCCATTAGTAATAGTTCTAGTTTTAGCATTTATGGGAACACAAACATTTATTTGTCTATTTGCTGGATTATTCTTTGCTTATGCATTTGGAATGATGGCAGGAACAGTTACAAGTACTATGGACTACTTAAATATGATGATGGGTGGTTTTGCATCTGCTGGTGGATGGGTAATAGTTATGATGATGTGGGTTGCAGCCTTTGGTGGAATAATGAAGAGTATGAATGCCTTTGAACCTGTATCTAAGTTATTATCTAGAATTTCTGGAAGTGTAAGACAATTAATGTTCTACAATGGACTTCTATGTGTATTTGGAAATGCTACTCTTGCAGATGAAATGGCACAAATAGTTACAATAGGACCTATCATTAGAGAAATGGTTGAAGAAAATGTTGAAGGTTCAGAAGAAGATATGTATACACTAAGACTTAGAAATGCAACATTTAGTGATGCTATGGGTGTTTTCGGTTCTCAACTTATCCCTTGGCATGTATATATAGCTTTCTATATGGGAATTGCTTCAATAGTTTATCCTTTACATGAATTTGTGGCAATAGACATTATAAAATATAACTTTATAGCTATGATAGCAGTAGCAAGTATATTAATTTTAACTTTAACTGGTTTAGATAGATTTATACCATTATTTAAATTACCATCAGAACCAGCTGTAAGATTAAAAAAACAAAAATAA
- the fomA gene encoding major outer membrane protein FomA: MKKLALVLGSLLVVGSVASAKEVMPAPTPAPEKVVEYVEKPVIVYRDREVAPAWRPNGSVDVQYRWYGEVEKKNPKDDKDENWATGKVNAGRLQTLTKVNFTEKQTLEVRTRNHHTLNDTDANNKKSNGAADEYRLRHFYNFGKLGSSKVNATSRVEFKQKTNDGEKSLGASVLFDFADYIYSNNFFKVDKLGLRPGYKYVWKGHGNGEEGTPTVHNEYHLAFESDFTLPFNFALNLEYDLSYNRYREKFETTDGLKKAEWYGELTAVLSNYTPLYKAGAFELGFNAEGGYDTYNMHQYKRIGGEDGTSVDRRDYELYLEPTLQVSYKPTDFVKLYAAAGADYRNRITGESEVKRWRWQPTAWAGMKVTF, translated from the coding sequence ATGAAAAAATTAGCATTAGTATTAGGTTCATTATTAGTAGTTGGATCAGTTGCATCAGCTAAAGAAGTTATGCCTGCACCTACTCCAGCTCCTGAAAAAGTAGTAGAATATGTTGAAAAACCAGTTATAGTTTACAGAGACAGAGAAGTTGCTCCAGCTTGGAGACCAAATGGTTCAGTAGATGTTCAATACAGATGGTATGGAGAAGTTGAAAAGAAAAATCCAAAAGATGATAAAGATGAAAACTGGGCAACTGGTAAAGTAAATGCCGGAAGATTACAAACTTTAACAAAAGTAAACTTTACTGAAAAACAAACTTTAGAAGTAAGAACAAGAAATCATCATACTTTAAATGATACAGATGCAAATAACAAGAAATCAAATGGAGCAGCTGATGAATATAGATTAAGACACTTCTATAACTTTGGAAAGTTAGGTTCATCTAAAGTTAATGCTACTTCAAGAGTAGAATTTAAACAAAAAACAAATGATGGAGAAAAATCTTTAGGAGCATCAGTATTATTTGATTTTGCTGATTATATCTATTCTAACAATTTCTTTAAAGTTGATAAATTAGGATTAAGACCAGGATATAAATATGTATGGAAAGGACATGGAAATGGTGAAGAAGGAACTCCTACAGTTCATAATGAATATCATTTAGCATTTGAATCTGATTTCACATTACCATTTAACTTTGCTTTAAACTTAGAATATGATTTATCTTATAACAGATATAGAGAAAAATTCGAAACAACAGATGGATTAAAGAAAGCTGAATGGTATGGTGAATTAACAGCTGTACTTTCTAACTACACTCCATTATATAAAGCAGGGGCATTTGAATTAGGATTCAATGCTGAAGGTGGATATGATACTTACAATATGCACCAATATAAGAGAATTGGTGGAGAAGATGGAACTTCTGTTGACAGAAGAGACTATGAATTATACTTAGAACCAACTCTACAAGTTTCTTATAAACCAACAGATTTCGTAAAACTATATGCAGCAGCAGGAGCTGACTACAGAAATAGAATTACTGGAGAATCAGAAGTTAAGAGATGGAGATGGCAACCAACTGCTTGGGCTGGTATGAAAGTTACTTTCTAA
- a CDS encoding short-chain fatty acid transporter, which translates to MESVKEKKGIFKRFTSMCVRVMERWLPDPFIFCALLTFLVFGGALIFTKASFFGVIGYWVDGFWSLLAFSMQMALVLVTGHALASSRLFKKMLSTFASGIKGPKQAILTISLVSGIACVLNWGFGLVIGALFAKEIAKKVKGVDYRLLIASAYTGFLVWHGGLSGSIPLQLASGSPESLAQQTAGAVTAAIPTSQTIFSPMNIYIVVGLLIIVPLLNVAMFPAKDEVIEVDEKLLIEPDEIIIDKSKMTPAERIENSRVVSILLSIMGFAYIGQYLYTKGFALNLNLVNFIFLFLGILLHGTPKRYLNALAEAIKGAAGILLQFPFYAGIMGIMVGADADGMSLAKLMSNFFVNISTERTFPVFSFISAGVVNFFVPSGGGQWAVQAPIVMPAGQAIGVSAAKSAMAIAWGDAWTNMIQPFWALPALGIAGLGAKDIMGYCLIVTVVSGIFICTGFLFF; encoded by the coding sequence ATGGAAAGTGTAAAAGAAAAAAAAGGAATCTTTAAAAGATTTACTTCAATGTGTGTTCGTGTAATGGAAAGATGGCTTCCAGATCCATTTATATTTTGTGCATTATTGACATTCTTAGTTTTTGGAGGAGCATTAATTTTTACAAAAGCTTCTTTCTTTGGTGTAATTGGTTATTGGGTTGATGGTTTTTGGTCTTTATTAGCTTTCTCAATGCAAATGGCATTGGTTTTAGTAACAGGACATGCTCTTGCAAGTTCAAGATTATTTAAAAAAATGTTATCAACATTTGCTTCTGGGATAAAAGGTCCTAAACAAGCAATACTTACTATATCATTAGTATCAGGAATAGCATGTGTTTTAAACTGGGGATTTGGACTTGTTATAGGAGCTTTATTTGCAAAAGAAATAGCAAAAAAGGTAAAAGGAGTAGATTATAGACTTCTTATAGCTTCAGCTTATACAGGTTTCTTAGTATGGCATGGAGGGCTTTCAGGTTCTATTCCATTACAACTTGCAAGTGGAAGTCCAGAAAGTTTAGCTCAACAAACAGCTGGAGCAGTTACTGCTGCAATTCCAACTAGTCAAACAATATTTTCACCAATGAACATATATATAGTTGTAGGTTTATTAATAATTGTACCTTTATTAAATGTTGCAATGTTTCCTGCTAAGGATGAAGTTATAGAAGTAGATGAAAAATTATTAATAGAACCAGATGAAATCATTATAGATAAATCAAAAATGACTCCAGCTGAAAGAATTGAAAATAGTAGAGTAGTATCTATTTTACTTTCAATTATGGGATTTGCCTATATAGGACAATATCTTTATACAAAAGGTTTTGCATTAAACCTTAACTTAGTTAACTTTATATTCTTATTCTTAGGAATACTATTACATGGAACTCCAAAAAGATATTTAAATGCATTAGCAGAAGCTATAAAGGGTGCAGCAGGAATCTTACTACAATTCCCATTTTATGCAGGAATTATGGGTATAATGGTAGGAGCAGATGCAGATGGAATGTCACTTGCAAAACTTATGTCAAATTTCTTTGTAAATATTTCTACAGAAAGAACATTCCCAGTATTCTCATTTATTAGTGCAGGAGTTGTTAACTTCTTCGTTCCATCAGGTGGTGGACAATGGGCAGTTCAAGCTCCAATAGTAATGCCAGCAGGACAAGCAATAGGTGTGTCAGCAGCAAAATCAGCTATGGCAATAGCTTGGGGAGATGCTTGGACAAATATGATACAACCATTCTGGGCTTTACCAGCATTAGGAATAGCAGGTTTAGGTGCTAAGGATATAATGGGTTATTGTTTAATTGTAACAGTAGTATCTGGAATATTTATCTGTACAGGTTTCTTATTCTTCTAA
- a CDS encoding CoA transferase subunit A has product MRQKIVSMEEAISHIKDGMTVHFGGFLACGTAESVVTALVEKGVKDLTIVCNDTGFVDKGVGRLVVNNQVKKVIASHIGTNPETGKKMHDGTMEVELVPQGTLAERVRAAGYGLGGILTPTGLGTIVQEGKQIINVDGKDYLLEKPIKADVAVLFGTKVDELGNVICEKTTKNFNPLMAMAADTVIVEALEIVPAGSLSPEHLDISRIFIDYIVKSK; this is encoded by the coding sequence ATGAGACAAAAAATAGTTTCAATGGAAGAAGCAATATCTCACATCAAAGATGGTATGACTGTTCATTTTGGAGGATTTCTAGCTTGTGGAACAGCTGAATCTGTAGTTACTGCTTTAGTAGAAAAAGGAGTAAAAGACTTAACTATTGTTTGTAATGATACTGGTTTTGTAGACAAAGGTGTTGGAAGATTAGTAGTTAATAATCAAGTTAAGAAAGTAATAGCTAGTCATATAGGTACAAATCCAGAAACTGGGAAAAAAATGCATGATGGAACAATGGAAGTTGAATTAGTTCCTCAAGGAACTCTTGCTGAAAGAGTTAGAGCAGCAGGTTATGGTCTAGGAGGAATTTTAACTCCAACTGGATTAGGAACTATTGTTCAAGAAGGAAAACAAATAATAAATGTTGATGGAAAAGACTATTTATTAGAAAAACCTATAAAAGCAGATGTAGCAGTGTTATTTGGTACAAAAGTTGATGAATTAGGAAATGTTATTTGTGAAAAGACTACTAAGAACTTTAATCCATTGATGGCAATGGCAGCAGATACTGTTATAGTAGAAGCTCTTGAAATTGTACCTGCAGGTTCATTGAGTCCAGAACATTTGGATATATCAAGAATATTTATAGACTACATAGTTAAAAGTAAATAA
- a CDS encoding 3-oxoacid CoA-transferase subunit B: MEMDKNLIREVIAKRVAQEFHDGYVVNLGIGLPTLVANYVGDMDVIFQSENGCIGVGPAPEKGKEDPYLVNAGGGYITAAKGAMFFDSAYSFGIIRGGHVDATVLGALEVDEKGNLANWMIPGKKVPGMGGAMDLVVGAKHVIVAMEHTSNGAVKILKECKLPLTAVGVVDLIITEKAVFEITDKGLVLKEITPYSSLEDIKATTAADFTIANELKKQLNI, translated from the coding sequence ATGGAAATGGATAAAAATTTAATTAGAGAAGTTATTGCAAAAAGAGTTGCTCAAGAGTTTCATGATGGATATGTTGTAAATTTAGGAATAGGATTACCTACATTAGTTGCTAACTATGTTGGTGATATGGATGTTATTTTTCAAAGTGAAAATGGTTGTATAGGAGTTGGTCCTGCACCAGAAAAAGGAAAAGAAGATCCTTATTTAGTAAATGCAGGAGGAGGATATATAACTGCTGCAAAAGGAGCTATGTTCTTTGATTCAGCTTATTCGTTTGGAATAATAAGAGGAGGACATGTGGATGCTACCGTCCTAGGAGCATTAGAAGTAGATGAAAAAGGAAATCTTGCTAACTGGATGATTCCTGGAAAGAAAGTTCCTGGAATGGGTGGAGCTATGGATTTAGTTGTAGGAGCTAAACATGTTATAGTTGCTATGGAACATACATCTAATGGAGCTGTAAAAATATTAAAAGAATGTAAATTACCTTTAACAGCTGTTGGAGTTGTAGATTTAATAATCACTGAAAAAGCAGTTTTTGAAATAACAGATAAAGGTTTAGTTCTAAAAGAAATTACTCCTTATTCTTCATTAGAAGATATTAAAGCAACAACAGCAGCAGATTTTACAATTGCTAATGAATTAAAAAAACAATTGAATATCTAA